A window from Bufo bufo chromosome 1, aBufBuf1.1, whole genome shotgun sequence encodes these proteins:
- the NDUFB2 gene encoding NADH dehydrogenase [ubiquinone] 1 beta subcomplex subunit 2, mitochondrial: MASLGRLGGALRAGSRLFGGVVRRRTGVRNAGGEVHIEPRYRQMVEVTKSQNIQAELLGGFMWFWILWHFWHEPDAVFGHFPYPDPSQWTDEELGISPEDEE, translated from the exons ATGGCGTCGCTGGGGCGGCTCGGGGGAGCGCTGAGGGCTGGAAGTCGTCTCTTTGGCGGAGTAGTGCGGAGGAGAACCGGGGTGCGCAA TGCCGGTGGAGAGGTTCACATCGAGCCACGCTACAGACAGATGGTGGAAGTGACCAAGTCCCAGAACATTCAGGCCGAGCTGCTCGGGGGCTTCATGTGGTTTTGGATCCTTTGGCATTTTTGGCATGAACCAGATGCCGTTTTC GGTCACTTTCCCTATCCGGACCCCTCACAGTGGACTGATGAGGAGCTGGGAATATCCCCCGAAGATGAAGAATGA